A part of Maridesulfovibrio hydrothermalis AM13 = DSM 14728 genomic DNA contains:
- the tatB gene encoding Sec-independent protein translocase protein TatB produces MFGIGSTELIVILVVAVILIGPQKLPELIKTLGKGLSEVKKMSNDVKSTLDAEISAADLERKAKEDAEREAARKKAEAEAMEKARKAEAEKQESEKPETVAEAPKTEGEKA; encoded by the coding sequence ATGTTCGGTATCGGTTCAACAGAACTTATCGTAATTTTGGTTGTTGCTGTCATTTTGATAGGCCCTCAGAAACTTCCTGAACTTATCAAAACTCTCGGCAAAGGACTTTCTGAAGTCAAAAAAATGTCCAATGATGTGAAGAGCACGCTAGACGCTGAAATTTCTGCTGCTGATCTGGAAAGAAAAGCTAAAGAGGATGCTGAAAGAGAAGCTGCCCGCAAAAAAGCAGAAGCAGAAGCTATGGAAAAGGCCAGAAAGGCTGAAGCTGAAAAGCAGGAGTCTGAAAAGCCTGAAACCGTTGCCGAAGCACCAAAGACCGAAGGCGAGAAAGCATGA
- the hisB gene encoding imidazoleglycerol-phosphate dehydratase HisB, producing the protein MSQRSATIARTTKETDIALKVNIDGEGRTDISTGVGFADHMLTLMSFWAGFDLDLKCKGDLEIDSHHTLEDIAIVLGQALSEAVGDKKGINRIGFAKVPMDEALVEVVIDLSGRAYLVYDDDILPPIIAGDERDVWREFFKSLAFKAGMNLHIKFEYGRNGHHLLEGAFKALGLAFKQALSVERRGLPSTKGSLD; encoded by the coding sequence TTGTCACAGAGATCTGCAACTATTGCCCGTACTACCAAGGAAACTGATATTGCCCTGAAAGTTAATATCGATGGCGAAGGCCGGACCGATATTTCCACTGGAGTAGGGTTTGCCGATCATATGCTGACTCTGATGAGTTTCTGGGCCGGTTTTGATCTTGATCTCAAGTGCAAGGGCGATCTTGAAATAGATTCACATCATACCCTTGAAGATATTGCCATTGTCCTCGGGCAGGCTTTATCGGAAGCCGTGGGAGATAAAAAAGGTATCAACCGTATAGGTTTTGCCAAAGTACCTATGGATGAAGCACTTGTTGAAGTGGTGATTGACCTTTCAGGGAGAGCTTATCTTGTGTATGATGACGACATCCTGCCCCCGATTATTGCCGGGGATGAACGTGATGTCTGGCGTGAATTTTTCAAGTCGCTGGCGTTTAAGGCTGGCATGAATCTGCACATCAAGTTTGAATATGGTCGCAACGGTCATCATCTTTTAGAGGGTGCATTCAAAGCGCTTGGATTGGCATTTAAACAAGCTCTGTCTGTAGAAAGACGGGGCCTACCTAGTACTAAAGGGAGTCTTGACTAA
- the hisA gene encoding 1-(5-phosphoribosyl)-5-[(5-phosphoribosylamino)methylideneamino]imidazole-4-carboxamide isomerase, translating to MIVFPAVDIKDGVCVRLSQGQADAVTVFSSDPVAQANYWESQGARYLHVVDLDGAFSGMPKNFDLIKDICNQLSIPVQLGGGIRDIETAAKYIEAGVKRLIIGTMALEDEETFAELCAKFPGQIGVSLDAVDGQLKSRGWVEDAGISIFDIIPRIEKAGAAFIIYTDISRDGMQTGVNVNAMAELCSKTKLPVIAAGGVATLEDIINLYPLVDKGFEGAISGQAIYTGTLNFAEAIEWLENN from the coding sequence ATGATTGTTTTTCCCGCTGTAGATATCAAAGACGGCGTATGCGTGCGCCTTTCACAGGGACAGGCTGATGCTGTCACAGTTTTTTCAAGTGATCCTGTTGCTCAGGCAAATTACTGGGAAAGTCAGGGTGCAAGGTATCTGCATGTAGTAGACCTTGATGGTGCATTCAGCGGAATGCCCAAGAATTTCGATCTTATCAAAGATATCTGCAATCAGCTCAGTATTCCAGTGCAACTTGGCGGTGGAATCAGAGACATCGAAACAGCCGCAAAGTACATTGAAGCTGGAGTTAAAAGACTCATCATCGGCACAATGGCACTTGAAGATGAAGAGACTTTTGCGGAACTTTGTGCAAAATTCCCCGGTCAGATCGGTGTATCGCTTGATGCCGTAGACGGACAGCTTAAATCCCGCGGCTGGGTTGAAGATGCCGGAATTTCGATTTTTGACATCATTCCCCGTATTGAAAAAGCCGGCGCAGCTTTTATCATCTATACTGATATCAGCAGAGACGGTATGCAGACTGGAGTGAATGTTAACGCCATGGCGGAGCTTTGCTCTAAAACCAAACTTCCAGTTATTGCTGCCGGCGGTGTTGCAACACTTGAAGATATTATTAATCTGTATCCACTTGTGGACAAAGGTTTCGAGGGAGCAATATCCGGTCAGGCCATTTATACCGGTACTTTAAATTTTGCTGAAGCCATAGAGTGGCTTGAGAATAACTAG
- a CDS encoding heavy-metal-associated domain-containing protein yields the protein MKTIEVKGMSCMHCVGSVEKALSGIEGITEVNVSLENANATYKETSPVDAEKIKEVITKIGFEAGEVK from the coding sequence ATGAAAACTATAGAAGTTAAAGGAATGAGCTGTATGCATTGCGTTGGTTCTGTTGAGAAGGCTCTCAGCGGTATAGAGGGCATCACTGAGGTGAATGTCAGCCTCGAAAATGCAAATGCCACATACAAAGAAACTTCTCCTGTTGATGCTGAAAAAATCAAAGAGGTAATAACCAAAATTGGTTTTGAGGCCGGCGAAGTTAAGTAA
- a CDS encoding rubrerythrin family protein produces MTKTLKNLQDAFAGESQANRKYLAFADKAESEGKPGVAKLFRAAAAAETIHAHAHLRLMKGIGSTEENLKAAIEGETHEFEAMYPEMMEDAKAEGENAVLRYFGFANEAEKIHAELYTAALKADGDTFADAEFYICSVCGHTQDGEATEKCPICGAAPKAYVKVD; encoded by the coding sequence ATGACCAAGACACTTAAGAATCTTCAAGATGCATTTGCAGGCGAATCTCAGGCTAACCGTAAATATCTCGCATTCGCTGATAAAGCTGAGTCCGAAGGCAAGCCGGGAGTAGCTAAGCTTTTCCGTGCGGCAGCCGCAGCTGAGACCATTCATGCACACGCACATCTACGTCTCATGAAAGGGATCGGCAGCACTGAGGAAAACCTCAAAGCCGCCATAGAAGGTGAAACCCACGAATTTGAGGCCATGTATCCTGAAATGATGGAAGATGCCAAAGCTGAAGGTGAAAATGCTGTTCTGCGTTACTTTGGATTCGCTAATGAGGCTGAAAAAATTCATGCTGAACTTTACACCGCAGCCCTCAAAGCTGACGGAGACACTTTCGCTGATGCTGAATTCTACATCTGTTCAGTATGCGGTCACACTCAGGACGGTGAAGCAACAGAAAAATGCCCAATCTGTGGCGCCGCCCCCAAGGCATACGTAAAAGTAGATTAG
- a CDS encoding transporter suffix domain-containing protein produces the protein MEKNWKYYTGISLLWFSVLPYLFVFMILPFWEMSAGESLTIASSLLVFSEVLFLSSIALLGKPFINLLKEKVFAFFKKTPEPVKPIGRARHAVGITMLLCSLVLPTLLMEFTLLVSDDALSHDFTLYMLIAFDALFVASLFVLGGVFWGKFKKLFEWPDKSS, from the coding sequence GTGGAAAAGAATTGGAAATATTATACGGGAATTTCACTTCTTTGGTTTAGTGTATTGCCATATCTATTTGTTTTTATGATTCTTCCTTTTTGGGAAATGAGTGCAGGCGAATCACTTACAATTGCTTCATCTCTGCTGGTTTTTTCAGAAGTGTTATTTCTTTCTTCCATAGCTCTTCTGGGCAAACCGTTTATTAATTTATTGAAAGAAAAAGTATTTGCGTTTTTTAAAAAAACTCCAGAACCAGTAAAGCCTATCGGGCGTGCGCGTCACGCTGTCGGAATTACCATGCTGTTATGCAGCCTCGTTTTACCGACTTTGCTTATGGAATTTACTTTGCTTGTAAGTGATGATGCACTGAGTCATGATTTTACTTTATACATGCTTATTGCATTCGATGCACTCTTTGTAGCGAGCCTTTTTGTTCTGGGAGGCGTTTTCTGGGGAAAATTTAAAAAGCTTTTTGAGTGGCCTGACAAATCCAGTTAA
- the mazG gene encoding nucleoside triphosphate pyrophosphohydrolase has translation MNSSESLKKLRNVISTLLGPDGCPWDKEQTPASLCDYVIEEAFELVEAIRADDKREAMEELGDVMFLLLFIAELYEKNGSFTLADAIDSSSAKMIRRHPHVFADCKVENQDELLKNWEKIKRSEKEKSEKIFDSLPKGLPPLLKAYRINAKAARTGFTFESDEQCIQQLESEWKEWNTALESGDSKASEEEFGDYLFTLIELGRRKGIKANTALDSTNSKFLDRFSKMEDLAKKQDKDISDMDLIELNKLWNQVKK, from the coding sequence ATGAATAGTTCAGAATCTCTTAAAAAACTGCGGAATGTAATCAGTACCCTGCTCGGCCCCGATGGATGCCCCTGGGACAAAGAACAGACCCCGGCCTCTCTTTGCGACTATGTTATCGAAGAGGCCTTTGAACTGGTCGAAGCAATCCGCGCAGATGACAAGCGTGAAGCAATGGAAGAGTTGGGCGATGTGATGTTCCTGCTTCTTTTCATTGCCGAGTTATACGAAAAAAACGGCAGCTTCACCTTGGCGGATGCAATAGACTCCAGTTCTGCCAAAATGATTCGCAGGCATCCTCATGTCTTTGCAGACTGCAAGGTTGAAAATCAGGATGAACTTCTAAAAAACTGGGAAAAAATCAAACGCAGCGAAAAAGAAAAATCTGAAAAGATTTTTGACTCCCTGCCTAAAGGGTTGCCACCGCTCCTTAAGGCATACCGTATCAACGCCAAAGCCGCCCGCACCGGTTTTACATTTGAATCGGATGAGCAATGCATTCAGCAACTTGAAAGCGAATGGAAAGAGTGGAATACGGCCTTGGAATCCGGCGACTCTAAAGCCAGTGAAGAAGAATTCGGCGACTATCTTTTCACCCTGATCGAACTTGGACGCAGGAAAGGAATCAAAGCCAACACTGCACTGGACAGCACCAACAGCAAATTTCTTGATCGATTTTCAAAAATGGAAGATCTTGCAAAAAAACAGGATAAAGATATTTCTGACATGGACCTTATTGAACTGAACAAGCTTTGGAATCAGGTAAAAAAATAG
- a CDS encoding CvpA family protein, protein METAKLALNSLDIILIVIAAGLVFRGLLRGIVREAISVFSLILGFYLAATYHQELAPYFSNFFDGPGTVKAFSYLSIIIATLFAAVIVGITLKKLLTISMLGWADQLLGGILGLVESVIVGGIIIVILNSFTPNSEFLTKSQLAPKVMSTASFFISFAPDNVIDSLDIKSMFPDHSELTNTISDTI, encoded by the coding sequence ATGGAAACTGCAAAATTAGCACTTAATTCTTTGGACATCATATTAATTGTCATCGCAGCCGGACTGGTTTTCAGGGGGCTTTTGCGCGGAATAGTAAGAGAAGCCATCTCAGTTTTTTCATTGATTCTCGGCTTTTACCTTGCCGCAACCTATCATCAGGAACTGGCTCCTTATTTTTCAAACTTTTTTGACGGCCCCGGAACTGTCAAAGCTTTCAGCTATCTGTCCATCATAATTGCGACATTGTTTGCGGCCGTAATTGTTGGGATAACACTTAAAAAACTGCTGACTATCTCCATGCTCGGCTGGGCAGATCAGCTTTTAGGCGGGATTTTAGGTTTAGTTGAATCTGTAATTGTCGGTGGTATCATAATTGTTATCCTCAACAGTTTTACTCCCAACTCTGAATTCCTAACTAAATCACAACTTGCTCCGAAAGTTATGTCCACGGCCAGCTTTTTTATCAGCTTTGCCCCGGATAACGTTATTGATTCACTCGATATCAAGTCAATGTTTCCCGACCACTCAGAACTGACAAACACCATAAGTGATACAATTTAA
- the rfbC gene encoding dTDP-4-dehydrorhamnose 3,5-epimerase — protein MDLIETEFPGLLVIEPIVYRDKRGFFLESFNKKAFADKGLPTDFVQDNHAYSSGIGVVRGLHLQLPPHAQAKLVWVTRGAVSDVVVDLRKGSPTYKRSFRIELSAENFRRLFIPKGFAHGYETLTEENEFMYKVDAGYAPGSEAGIRWDDPELAISWKTGNPVLSDKDRELPLLAQFDSPFDF, from the coding sequence ATGGATTTGATTGAAACTGAATTTCCGGGGCTTCTGGTTATTGAGCCTATAGTTTACCGGGACAAGCGGGGATTCTTTCTGGAGAGCTTTAATAAAAAAGCCTTTGCAGACAAGGGATTGCCTACTGATTTTGTACAGGATAATCACGCATATTCGTCCGGGATCGGTGTTGTAAGAGGTCTTCATCTGCAACTGCCGCCGCATGCGCAGGCCAAGCTTGTCTGGGTAACCAGAGGGGCTGTAAGCGATGTAGTTGTTGATTTGCGTAAAGGGTCTCCTACTTACAAGAGGTCGTTCAGAATTGAACTATCGGCGGAAAATTTCCGCAGGTTGTTTATTCCGAAAGGTTTCGCACATGGTTATGAAACTTTAACTGAAGAAAATGAGTTTATGTACAAAGTTGATGCCGGCTATGCGCCCGGCAGCGAGGCCGGAATCCGCTGGGACGATCCGGAGCTTGCAATCAGCTGGAAGACAGGCAATCCGGTACTTTCTGACAAAGACCGCGAGCTTCCATTATTAGCTCAGTTTGATTCTCCGTTCGATTTTTAA
- the qrcA gene encoding menaquinone reductase multiheme cytochrome c subunit QrcA, with product MEEKRTSKQCGGVLPFFIGVLASLIIGWWVFPQVIYSQKTQPIDFSHKVHVEGEGMDCESCHMFLEDGSFAGLPSNEQCADCHEDILGDSKAEEIYVTEYLQKGVEVPWLVYQYQPDNVYFSHMAHQGFECTSCHPDVGNSDTLPTYYENRISGYSKQTMKMWQCERCHAEVGTSNACYVCHK from the coding sequence ATGGAGGAAAAAAGAACATCGAAGCAATGTGGAGGAGTTCTTCCTTTCTTCATCGGTGTCCTTGCGAGCCTGATCATCGGTTGGTGGGTTTTCCCGCAGGTTATTTATAGCCAGAAAACTCAGCCTATCGATTTCAGTCACAAGGTTCACGTTGAAGGTGAAGGTATGGACTGTGAGTCATGTCACATGTTTTTGGAAGATGGTTCCTTTGCAGGTCTTCCTTCCAATGAGCAGTGTGCTGATTGTCATGAAGATATTCTCGGCGATTCCAAAGCTGAAGAAATCTACGTGACCGAGTATCTGCAGAAGGGTGTAGAGGTTCCTTGGCTGGTCTACCAGTATCAGCCGGACAATGTATACTTTTCGCACATGGCGCACCAAGGCTTCGAGTGTACTAGTTGCCATCCCGACGTAGGCAACAGCGATACGCTGCCGACGTATTACGAAAACAGAATAAGCGGTTACAGCAAGCAGACCATGAAGATGTGGCAGTGTGAACGCTGTCATGCGGAAGTTGGTACCAGCAACGCATGTTACGTCTGCCATAAGTAA
- the qrcB gene encoding menaquinone reductase molybdopterin-binding-like subunit QrcB: MGIDRRTFIQLVTGGVVGSLFTPVIWKSLDDAAIWSQNWSWIPRLKYGAITEQASLSKFGASPCAEIVKSVGGSPYLTRGNEGNDMSKGGVDAISAGGPQLMYSPSRINGPMKKVGEGKYESISWEDAEKMLSEKLSAVKGQAGKLAIVSGDATGTASEVLSGFAAEMGSSDCYLMPGEEQGAAVALSSMGGKGQIGYDLDNADFVLFVGADALDSWGPVVRNQRVLADNRPTGGDVTAQYFYAGPFQNNTAAASDKWIPIAPGSGAIFCLGLAFHMLKAGASASVTDFADFKTLVMSRFTPDKVEKAIGVAGADMAAIAKHLMSASAPVVIAGSEFGQGAGAADVIAASALNMLLGRVNKKGGMKILPELPTAIEAAAGRSELAAKDFAGYLAGVAAGKVGTPDVMMVYEANPVYAMPQTGTLSQAIAKVPFLVSFSTYMDETASVADLILPNPTSYERFDDAQTPYGLGAAMLSACAPVAEPIYNSKATVDVILGVASGLGIDLGYESAEAVFQAKAEKAGADWDSLIEGAAYVSDSTESGSIKFAASVLSKAVSMPKGGEIALAPYSKLINGSSTMAIPPLNVALVSKFELQGSNLLVQVNAKTAKKLGKSEGSIVKLSGAGGECAVRIHINEGVMNDVIAAPLGFGHTAWDVYSSGKGENISKILTVGTESGTGLSVWSSSFVSIA, encoded by the coding sequence ATGGGTATTGATCGCAGAACTTTTATTCAATTGGTCACAGGTGGTGTAGTTGGTTCACTCTTTACACCTGTCATTTGGAAATCTTTAGATGATGCAGCTATTTGGTCTCAGAACTGGTCCTGGATTCCCAGACTGAAATACGGTGCAATCACAGAACAGGCTTCATTGTCCAAATTTGGTGCTTCCCCATGTGCGGAGATTGTTAAATCCGTTGGTGGAAGTCCTTATCTGACACGAGGCAATGAAGGAAATGATATGAGCAAAGGCGGCGTTGATGCTATCAGCGCAGGAGGCCCTCAGCTCATGTACAGTCCTTCCCGCATTAACGGCCCTATGAAGAAGGTCGGGGAAGGCAAATACGAATCCATTTCTTGGGAAGATGCTGAAAAAATGCTTTCCGAGAAACTCTCTGCCGTTAAAGGGCAGGCAGGTAAACTCGCTATCGTATCCGGTGACGCAACCGGTACTGCAAGCGAAGTTCTCTCCGGCTTTGCAGCTGAAATGGGAAGCAGTGACTGTTACCTTATGCCCGGCGAAGAGCAGGGCGCGGCTGTAGCACTCAGCAGCATGGGCGGCAAAGGTCAGATCGGCTACGATCTGGATAATGCTGACTTTGTTCTGTTTGTCGGTGCTGATGCTCTGGATTCCTGGGGTCCGGTTGTAAGAAACCAGCGTGTACTCGCTGACAACCGTCCTACCGGTGGTGATGTTACTGCACAGTACTTCTACGCCGGCCCTTTCCAGAACAACACAGCTGCTGCCAGTGACAAGTGGATTCCGATCGCACCGGGGTCCGGAGCGATTTTCTGTCTCGGTCTTGCATTCCATATGCTTAAAGCCGGTGCTTCCGCTTCTGTTACTGACTTTGCTGATTTTAAGACTCTGGTAATGTCCAGATTCACACCTGATAAAGTAGAAAAAGCAATTGGTGTTGCTGGTGCTGATATGGCTGCCATTGCAAAACACCTGATGTCTGCTTCTGCTCCTGTTGTCATTGCCGGTTCCGAATTCGGTCAGGGCGCAGGTGCTGCTGATGTTATTGCCGCTTCTGCTCTCAACATGCTGCTCGGACGCGTGAACAAGAAAGGCGGAATGAAAATTCTTCCCGAACTGCCCACAGCGATCGAAGCGGCAGCTGGCCGTTCTGAACTGGCAGCTAAAGACTTCGCAGGTTATCTTGCAGGAGTTGCAGCCGGTAAAGTCGGTACTCCCGATGTCATGATGGTTTACGAAGCAAATCCGGTATACGCAATGCCACAGACAGGAACCTTGTCTCAGGCTATTGCGAAAGTACCTTTTCTCGTAAGCTTCAGCACATACATGGATGAGACAGCTTCTGTAGCTGATCTGATTCTGCCTAACCCCACCAGCTATGAGCGTTTTGACGATGCACAGACTCCTTATGGTCTTGGTGCTGCAATGCTCAGTGCTTGTGCTCCTGTTGCAGAGCCTATCTACAACAGCAAGGCAACTGTTGACGTCATCCTCGGCGTAGCTTCCGGACTGGGCATTGATCTTGGATATGAATCCGCTGAAGCCGTTTTTCAGGCGAAAGCCGAGAAAGCCGGTGCAGACTGGGATTCCTTGATAGAAGGCGCAGCTTATGTTTCCGATTCTACTGAATCCGGTTCTATCAAGTTTGCTGCCTCTGTTCTGTCCAAGGCTGTATCAATGCCTAAAGGCGGCGAGATTGCTCTCGCTCCTTACTCCAAGCTTATTAATGGGTCTTCCACAATGGCGATTCCGCCTTTGAATGTTGCGCTCGTAAGCAAATTTGAACTGCAAGGTAGTAACCTTTTAGTTCAGGTGAACGCAAAGACTGCCAAGAAACTTGGCAAATCTGAAGGATCTATAGTCAAGCTGTCCGGAGCAGGCGGAGAGTGCGCCGTAAGAATCCACATCAATGAAGGCGTGATGAATGATGTCATCGCCGCTCCTCTTGGATTCGGTCACACCGCATGGGACGTTTATTCAAGCGGTAAAGGCGAAAACATCTCCAAAATTCTCACCGTTGGCACTGAATCCGGAACCGGCTTGTCCGTCTGGAGCAGTTCTTTCGTGAGCATCGCCTAA
- the qrcC gene encoding menaquinone reductase iron-sulfur cluster-binding subunit QrcC: MQQLEFDTKWTMVIDVDKCTGCGACMVSCQAENNIAPMEDGSNKLKTLTWMLVYELNNGKEFPNKEVAYLPRPCMQCGHPACVPVCPVVATTKDEEGGIVSQIYPRCIGCRYCMAACPYHARYFGWFDPVWPGKMDKALSPSTSTRPRGVVEKCNFCHTRLLDARERARNEGIDPNKLPEGWYKPACLEGCPTGAISFGDAKNPEHKVSELIKDKNAYRILESIGMDPQVYYISRRDWVREQADNHVAEDKH, from the coding sequence ATGCAACAATTAGAATTCGATACTAAATGGACCATGGTGATCGATGTCGACAAGTGTACCGGTTGCGGTGCTTGTATGGTATCCTGCCAGGCAGAAAATAACATAGCTCCTATGGAGGACGGGTCTAATAAACTTAAGACTCTCACCTGGATGCTTGTGTATGAACTCAACAATGGTAAGGAATTTCCTAACAAGGAAGTAGCTTATCTGCCCAGACCCTGTATGCAGTGTGGACATCCAGCTTGCGTTCCCGTCTGTCCTGTAGTTGCGACTACCAAGGACGAAGAGGGCGGAATTGTCAGCCAGATTTACCCCCGTTGCATCGGGTGCAGATACTGTATGGCTGCATGTCCTTACCATGCTCGTTATTTTGGATGGTTTGACCCCGTATGGCCTGGTAAAATGGACAAAGCTCTGTCACCCTCAACTTCTACACGTCCTCGCGGCGTAGTTGAGAAATGCAACTTCTGTCATACCAGACTTTTGGATGCGCGTGAGCGTGCCCGTAACGAAGGTATAGATCCCAATAAGCTGCCTGAAGGCTGGTACAAGCCTGCCTGTCTTGAAGGCTGTCCCACTGGCGCAATCTCTTTCGGTGATGCAAAGAACCCTGAGCATAAAGTTTCTGAACTGATCAAAGATAAGAATGCTTACCGTATTCTTGAAAGCATCGGTATGGATCCTCAGGTTTATTACATCAGCCGTCGTGACTGGGTTCGTGAGCAGGCTGATAACCACGTAGCTGAAGACAAGCACTAG
- the qrcD gene encoding menaquinone reductase integral membrane subunit QrcD — protein MDSNLFPEGVSRCGLPKFMIWMTLVTLVLLWGVYAAVQIFMYGIGVTGLDNYFGFGLWITFDLAVIALGAGAFFTGFLKYILKIDQLKNIINLAVILGFLCYSGAMLILTMDIGQPIRAWFGYWHPNVHSMLTEVIFCITCYCAVLLIEFIPLILEQKQLNKIPFVHYFAHHLHVNMALFAGIGTFLSTFHQGSLGGMYGVMFGRPYAFREGFFIWPWTFFLFILSAIGSGPVFTVLVCTLIEKMTGKKLVEYKVKALMGKIAGTMLCVYMFFKIIDTWAWAVGYLPSVGLTFEQMFYGNVYGQWLLWTELVLCGIVPAVMLITPSIRNNPTLLYTAAILDCIGISINRYVFTVQTIAIPVMPFDNWEVYAPNWAEWATSIMICAYAALVISLCYRYLPVFPQEIKLNKKS, from the coding sequence ATGGATAGCAATCTCTTCCCCGAAGGCGTGAGCCGTTGCGGACTGCCCAAATTCATGATCTGGATGACTCTGGTCACTCTGGTTCTGCTTTGGGGTGTTTATGCTGCTGTACAGATCTTTATGTATGGTATCGGCGTTACCGGCCTTGATAACTACTTCGGGTTCGGCCTCTGGATTACTTTTGACCTTGCGGTTATTGCTCTTGGTGCTGGTGCTTTTTTCACCGGCTTCCTGAAATATATCCTTAAGATCGATCAACTTAAAAATATAATTAACCTGGCAGTTATCCTCGGATTCCTGTGCTACTCAGGTGCCATGCTCATTTTGACCATGGACATCGGGCAGCCCATCCGCGCATGGTTCGGCTACTGGCACCCTAACGTGCACTCCATGCTGACAGAAGTTATCTTCTGTATTACCTGCTACTGCGCTGTTCTCCTTATCGAGTTCATTCCGCTCATTCTTGAGCAGAAACAGCTTAATAAGATTCCTTTCGTGCACTACTTTGCCCATCACCTTCACGTGAATATGGCTCTGTTTGCCGGTATCGGAACCTTTCTTTCTACCTTTCATCAGGGTTCTCTGGGTGGTATGTACGGCGTTATGTTCGGTCGTCCTTACGCATTCCGTGAAGGTTTTTTCATCTGGCCCTGGACATTCTTCCTTTTCATTCTCTCCGCGATAGGCTCCGGTCCTGTTTTCACAGTTCTGGTTTGTACTCTCATTGAGAAAATGACTGGTAAAAAACTGGTAGAATACAAAGTTAAAGCTTTGATGGGTAAAATTGCCGGTACTATGCTCTGCGTGTACATGTTCTTCAAGATCATTGACACATGGGCATGGGCTGTCGGCTACCTGCCTTCCGTTGGCCTTACTTTCGAACAGATGTTCTACGGTAATGTTTACGGTCAGTGGCTGCTCTGGACTGAACTCGTGCTTTGCGGAATCGTTCCCGCAGTCATGCTGATCACTCCTTCCATCAGAAATAACCCCACTTTGCTGTACACCGCAGCAATTCTGGACTGCATCGGCATATCCATCAACCGTTATGTCTTCACTGTTCAGACCATTGCTATTCCGGTTATGCCTTTTGATAACTGGGAAGTGTACGCACCAAACTGGGCAGAATGGGCAACATCAATTATGATTTGTGCATACGCTGCCCTCGTAATCAGTCTTTGTTACAGATATCTTCCTGTTTTCCCTCAGGAAATTAAGCTGAATAAGAAGTCGTAG
- a CDS encoding Crp/Fnr family transcriptional regulator — protein MCAETSEYQQHLEIMREIPYFSTLDLEAQKLIAYLCVREKFGPGDEVFATGDIDQSAYYIISGEMEAFLDLDGSKIQSFKGGDFVGALSLIGDSKRLFTLKTVSECTCIRLTSDKFKKAQEQYPEISSKFLKATVDMISHWEERFIANYNNGCTGCKAGIGLTLI, from the coding sequence ATGTGTGCAGAAACAAGTGAATATCAACAGCATTTAGAAATAATGAGGGAAATCCCTTACTTCTCAACTCTTGACCTTGAAGCTCAGAAATTAATTGCCTACCTCTGCGTACGTGAAAAATTCGGTCCCGGCGATGAAGTCTTTGCAACCGGCGATATAGATCAGTCCGCATACTATATTATAAGCGGCGAGATGGAAGCCTTTCTTGATCTTGACGGTTCTAAAATCCAATCATTTAAAGGCGGGGACTTTGTCGGAGCACTATCGCTTATCGGCGATTCAAAAAGGCTTTTCACCTTGAAAACAGTTTCTGAATGCACCTGTATCAGGTTAACCAGTGACAAATTCAAAAAAGCACAGGAGCAATATCCCGAAATAAGCAGCAAGTTTTTAAAAGCAACAGTTGATATGATCAGTCATTGGGAAGAAAGATTTATTGCGAACTACAATAACGGATGTACCGGCTGCAAAGCTGGTATCGGTTTGACGCTCATATAG